In the genome of Chryseobacterium phocaeense, the window AGATCATCATGAAAAACGGCAAGAACCTTTTCAACAGACAGGTGAATATTTCGAATATGAGAATTCACAATTTTAATGTAGGTCTTCCGGTTCCGTTTATGATTTTCAGCAAACCGATGAGCGAGATCATGAAATTTGATTTTAATCCGGACAAAATTAATTTCATGTATCTGTATGCAGGCTACCAGAAGCATGAAATTGATAATTTAAACAACAAAGGGTTTTGGATTTTCAATGTGATGACGCAGCTTCTTTTACCTAAAGACATTAAGCTGACAGCGAATTACAGCTACCTGACTCCAAAAGCAGGTTATTTCTACTTTACAGCGGATAAGCCTTTCAACAATAATCTGGATATCACGCTGACGAAAAAGTTCATGAACAACCGTCTTACTGTTTCTGTTTTCGCGAATGATATATTCAACGGACAGGTGATGCAGGTGTATTCTAATCCGCCTGAAGGGGAAGCCGTAAGAATCAGAAGTAAATACGATACGAGAAACTTCGGAATTTCAATTAATTATAAAATTCCGACCAAAAATAAACTGGCCAAAGAGGATCCGAACATCCTGAACCAGACCAAGAAGGAAGATTCTGGTGTGATGCAGAGTCCACAATAATTCTTCTTTAATACAATTAGACAGGCGGTAAAAAATTTTACCGCCTGTTTTTTTGATACACAATAAGTTTTGGCTAAAGCTAATTGGACTGTATTTTAAACAGTAAAACGGGCTAAAGCCCGTTTCTATTGAATATTATAACCTTCAAATAAAGATCTTTGACATCTGCTTTATCTGCGAGCGTAATGATATTTACATCAAAAGTCTACCGTCTGAAATCTCCAGTTCATCACATCTACCAATGTCAACTGGTTTACGCTCACCGGAAGATCCGTTATGATTTTTAAGGTCTGCATGGCCATCATGCTACCTACAATGCCTGGCAGTGCTCCTAAAACTCCCAGGCTGTCGCAGTCGGGTATATACTCATCAACAGGCGGTTCCGGGAAAAGATCTCTGAGATTTTTACTTTCATTATGGTTGAAAACAGCTGTTTGTCCGGAAAAACCTAAAATGCTTCCGTAGACTAAGGGTTTTCCGAGTTTGACACAGGTATCATTAATCAGGTATCTTGTGGTAAAATTATCAGATCCATCCACAATAATATCGTATGATGAAAGAATTTTTTCTGCATTAGAAGGATCAATTTTCTCAGCAATTCCTGTAAATTTCACCTGATGATTTAATGTATTTACAAAGAGCTGTGCACTCTTTATCTTTGAAATCCCGACTGTATTTTCGTTGTGAATAATCTGGCGGTTCAGGTTATGAACTTCCACCTCATCAAAATCGGCGACTCCCAGGTTTCCAACCCCGGCTGCTGCAAGGTACTGAATAACGGGACTTCCCAAACCTCCTGCCCCAATGACAAGAACTTTGGAATTTATAATTTTCCGCTGGCCTTCCAAGCCGATCTCTTCTATGAAAATCTGGCGGCTGTATCTGGCAAAAGTATCTTCTTTATTCATTTCATAATTATTTTGAACCGTTAAGATTTTTTAAGGGTTTAAGAATATTAAGATGAGCTCTGCTTTAAGATTTAAAAATCTATTGATTCTTCTTATTGGTTTAAATTCCGCTGTATGCCGGGTCCCAGTCTTTCATCACCGGATCATAACCGGCTTTCCTGATGCTGGTTTTCACTTCTTCCATGGTCCGTTCATCACTGGTTTCGAACTGTTCCAGAGATTCAACATCTACCGCATACCCTCCGGGATTTGTTTTTGAAGCTGCACTCATGGCCGTAGCCCCAAGGGATATGATATGGTCCCTGAATTTTTCGTTTTCCCTTGTGGATATTGAAATTTCCAGATCTTCATTCCAGATCCTGTAGGCACAGATCAGCTGGAGCAGGTCTTTATCTTCCATGATGAAATTAGGCTCAATGATGCCTTCCGCCGGTCTCAGCCTTGGAAATGAGACTGAAAATCTGCTTTTCCAGTATTGTTTCTGAAGATAATCGATGTGAAGGGCATTAAAAAAGCTGTCTACCCGCCAGTCTTCCAGTCCGAGCAAAACCCCTAATCCTATTTTATGGATTCCGGCTCTCCCGATTCTGTCCGGGGTATCCATCCTGAAATGGAAATTTGATTTTTTTCCTTTGGGATGATATTCTTTATACACTTCCTGATGATAGGTTTCCTGATACACCAGAACAGAATAAACACCTGCGTGATGCAGCTGCAAATATTCTTCTTCCGACAGAGGCTGCACTTCAATTGAAATATTGGCAAAATGAGGCCTTAACAAACGGACAGCATTCAGAAAGTAAGAAATCCCCACCGTTTTATTGGCTTCTCCGCTTACCAGCAACACATGATTCACCTCCATGGATTTTAAAACGGACGCCTCAATCATCAGTTCTGTATCGGAGAGGGTTTTCCTCCGAACGTTATTATCAAGGCTGAAGCCGCAGTAGGTACAGATATTCTGGCACTCATTGCTCAGATACATCGGCGCATACAGCTGAATGGTTTTTCCAAACCGTTTCTGGGTCAGCTGGCGGGTCATTTTGGCCATCAGTTCCAGCTCCACAGCTGCTGCCGGGGAAAGCAGATTCAGGAAGTCATTCAAGGTTTTATTTTTTTTCCGGAGGCTGTTCTGAACGTCGGAATGCGTCACTTTCCGCAACCTTTCTTTGATTTCATCCCACTGATAGTGTTCAAAAACATCTTTAAAGTTGTTCATTATTTTTACTCAATATTATTCAAACAGAAATGAGGTCAGCGGGCTTGAAGCTTCGGCATGATCTGCTATAGCTCCCAAGCCTGATTCGTAAGCTCTTCTTCCGGCAATCACCCCTTCTTTAAAGGCCAGCGCCATATTCACCGGATTTTGCGCGACTGCTATTGCGGTATTGACAAGAACAGCATCCGCCCCCATTTCCATTGCTTTTGCGGCATCTGACGGTGCCCCGATTCCCGCATCCACAACAACCGGGACGTTACTCTGGCTGATGATAATTTCCAGGAAATCCAGTGTTCTCAATCCTTTATTCGTACCAATTGGTGCTCCCAAAGGCATGACCACAGCTGTTCCGGCATCTTCAAGGCGTTTGCAAAGGACCGGATCGGCATGGATATACGGCATGACGATAAATCCAAGCTTAGCCAGCTCTTCTGTGGCATACAGGGTTTCGACGGGATCCGGGAGAAGGTATTTCGGATCCGGATGGATCTCCAGTTTCACCCAGTTGGTTTCCAGGGCTTCTCTCGCCAGCTGCGCTGCCAACACCGCTTCTTTCGCTGTTCTTGCTCCTGAAGTATTGGGAAGAAGATGGACATTGGTTTCCTTTAATGAATCCAGTAACCCGTCTTCTGCTGCTCCGGAATCTATTCTTTTCAGCGCCATGGTTACCATATCGGTTCCTGAAGCGATGACAGAAGCCGCCATTTCCTGCAGGTTTCCGAATTTTCCGGTTCCCAGGAAGAGTCTTGAATTAAATATTCTGTCTGCTATTATTAATTTCTGATTATTCATATCATTGCTTTTTTAAATTCACTGATTACTTGCGGCTGGCCCGTGATCTCTCCTGAAACCGCAACACCGTATATTCCGATCTTCTGCAGAAGCTCAATATCCTGAAGCACTACCCCACCGATGGCATATATTTTGGGGATAGCTCTTGAATTATCTTCTAAGTGCTTCACAATATTCCTGTAGCCATCAAATCCTAACACCGGGCTCAGCTGCTCTTTTGTTGCCGTGAATCTTAACGGTCCCAAACCGATATAATCACACGGTTCATTCATCCTCTGAAGAACATCTGAAATGGTATTGGCTGTTCCGCCAATGATTTTATTCTGACCTAAAATATGCCGGGCAATATCTATGGACAGATCTTTCAATCCCAAATGAACCCCGCCTGCATCTATATCTTTTGCAATATCCACATGGTCATTAATAATGCAGACCGCCTGATACTCTGAACAAAGTTTCTTCGAAATTTCGCAGAGCCGGAAAAATTCAGTTTCATCTGCGTTTTTCCAGCGTACCTGTACCCATTGTATGCCATGATCCAAAGCCTTCCTGATATTATATTCCTGCTCAGTTTTGGTCAGTCCCTGAGAGATATATTGTAATTTTTCCATGATTAAACTGAATGAAAACCCAATTAAGAAGGGCATTTAAAAAATTTCTTTATGTATAATTCTTTTTTTTCAGGATATTCTGTCTGCATTTTTTGAATGTATCCAAAGGCTGTTTACTTTCCCAGACCGCACCCAGCAGGGCAGCACCATCTGCTTCGCTTTCAAATACATTACAGATATTTTTTTCATTAATGCCTCCCAATGCAATTAATCGTACATGATCATTCGTTCTCTTGCTCATCTCCTGCAATATATTTGAATCCTCACCATATCCTTTTTTGGAGATACTTGGAAAAACGGGACTTATGAAGGCATATTCCCAGCATTGCTCCAATGCATTAAAGGTTTCAATGTCATGAACAGAAGTTGAAATAATGTATTTTCTTCTATACGGCCGATCTATTCCGTTGCTCCGGTCAGCTTCCCTGAAATGGAACCTGGAAATAGAAAAATCCTTTCCTAAATCATAATATCCGTGCAGTACCAGCTGCGGATAAAACCTTTCATCAATATGCAGAAGAAAATTTTCCATTTCTTCACGGCTCAGCATTGGTTTTCTGATATGCAAAAGATCCAGTCCTTCACAAAACATCCCGTTGATAATCCGTGTTTCGTTCTGAACTATTTTTTCGGGTGTGATCACTAGGATCATATATAAATCTCTTTTCCTTTTTCAATAAATTCCTGGGATTTATCGAGCATTCCTTTCTCTGCGGAATGCCTGATTTCCTGGGTGATTTTCATCGAACAGAATTTTGGTCCGCACATGGAGCAGAAATGGGCAATTTTAGCTCCTTCTGCCGGCAGCGTTTCATCGTGATAGGCTCTGGCCGTGTCCGGATCCAGTGAAAGGTTGAACTGGTCTTCCCATCTGAATTCGAATCTGGCTTTACTTAATGCATTATCCCTGTATTGTGCTCCCGGATGACCTTTTGCCAGATCTGCGGCGTGGGCAGCCAATTTGCACGTAATGACCCCAACCTTAACATCTTCTTTGTTCGGAAGCCCCAAATGTTCCTTAGGTGTAACATAACATAGCATGGCACATCCGAACCATCCGATCATTGCAGCTCCGATTCCGGAAGTGATATGGTCATATCCCGGTGCAATATCTGTCGTCAAAGGACCTAAGGTATAAAATGGCGCTTCATGACATACCTCCAGCTGCTTATCCATATTTTCCTTGATCATATGCATCGGAACGTGGCCCGGACCCTCGATCATCACCTGTACATTATGTTTCCATGCAATTTTCGTCAGCTCACCCAAAGTTTCAAGTTCTGCAAACTGGGCGGCATCATTGGCATCAGCAATGGATCCGGGACGCAGACCGTC includes:
- the thiE gene encoding thiamine phosphate synthase, which translates into the protein MEKLQYISQGLTKTEQEYNIRKALDHGIQWVQVRWKNADETEFFRLCEISKKLCSEYQAVCIINDHVDIAKDIDAGGVHLGLKDLSIDIARHILGQNKIIGGTANTISDVLQRMNEPCDYIGLGPLRFTATKEQLSPVLGFDGYRNIVKHLEDNSRAIPKIYAIGGVVLQDIELLQKIGIYGVAVSGEITGQPQVISEFKKAMI
- a CDS encoding thiazole synthase → MNNQKLIIADRIFNSRLFLGTGKFGNLQEMAASVIASGTDMVTMALKRIDSGAAEDGLLDSLKETNVHLLPNTSGARTAKEAVLAAQLAREALETNWVKLEIHPDPKYLLPDPVETLYATEELAKLGFIVMPYIHADPVLCKRLEDAGTAVVMPLGAPIGTNKGLRTLDFLEIIISQSNVPVVVDAGIGAPSDAAKAMEMGADAVLVNTAIAVAQNPVNMALAFKEGVIAGRRAYESGLGAIADHAEASSPLTSFLFE
- a CDS encoding thiamine phosphate synthase; translated protein: MILVITPEKIVQNETRIINGMFCEGLDLLHIRKPMLSREEMENFLLHIDERFYPQLVLHGYYDLGKDFSISRFHFREADRSNGIDRPYRRKYIISTSVHDIETFNALEQCWEYAFISPVFPSISKKGYGEDSNILQEMSKRTNDHVRLIALGGINEKNICNVFESEADGAALLGAVWESKQPLDTFKKCRQNILKKKNYT
- a CDS encoding HesA/MoeB/ThiF family protein, producing MNKEDTFARYSRQIFIEEIGLEGQRKIINSKVLVIGAGGLGSPVIQYLAAAGVGNLGVADFDEVEVHNLNRQIIHNENTVGISKIKSAQLFVNTLNHQVKFTGIAEKIDPSNAEKILSSYDIIVDGSDNFTTRYLINDTCVKLGKPLVYGSILGFSGQTAVFNHNESKNLRDLFPEPPVDEYIPDCDSLGVLGALPGIVGSMMAMQTLKIITDLPVSVNQLTLVDVMNWRFQTVDF
- the thiH gene encoding 2-iminoacetate synthase ThiH — protein: MNNFKDVFEHYQWDEIKERLRKVTHSDVQNSLRKKNKTLNDFLNLLSPAAAVELELMAKMTRQLTQKRFGKTIQLYAPMYLSNECQNICTYCGFSLDNNVRRKTLSDTELMIEASVLKSMEVNHVLLVSGEANKTVGISYFLNAVRLLRPHFANISIEVQPLSEEEYLQLHHAGVYSVLVYQETYHQEVYKEYHPKGKKSNFHFRMDTPDRIGRAGIHKIGLGVLLGLEDWRVDSFFNALHIDYLQKQYWKSRFSVSFPRLRPAEGIIEPNFIMEDKDLLQLICAYRIWNEDLEISISTRENEKFRDHIISLGATAMSAASKTNPGGYAVDVESLEQFETSDERTMEEVKTSIRKAGYDPVMKDWDPAYSGI